Proteins from a single region of Desulfobacter postgatei 2ac9:
- a CDS encoding sulfite exporter TauE/SafE family protein codes for MMFFKNFGRFLYHGSRAHAEWEISTANTILRSRKRMMVLGLLLIPILIGGTVFADQLVGGLPEYLGGKNAYSPSFFTMKIFLASIGVGLCAGLITGCIGAGGGFIIAPALMSVGVKGILAVGTDLFHIFAKAIMGSVLHKKLGNISVSIALIFLIGSIGGATLGGWINRVLYDFNPVISDAFITTIYVIMLGALGSYALMDYLKARKAPGGGGSAHGGKDEGSEMGSLPMKLQSMSIPPMVSFDEGLIPGGRRISSWFLIASGFFVGLAAAIMGVGGGFLTFPIFVYVLGVSSMTTVGTDIFQIIFTAGYSSIGQYAIYGFIFYTLAMGMLLGSLLGIQIGALSTKVVKGITIRGFYALSVLAGFVNRGFALPSKLSSIGLIKIPKETTAVLDTIGTYLFFIIISIFAIWVIGTFVMNIKKLKGEEV; via the coding sequence ATGATGTTTTTTAAAAACTTTGGCCGGTTCCTGTATCATGGATCCCGGGCCCACGCAGAGTGGGAAATTTCCACAGCCAATACCATCCTGAGAAGCCGGAAACGGATGATGGTATTGGGATTGCTTCTAATCCCGATACTTATCGGCGGCACTGTGTTTGCGGATCAGCTTGTGGGAGGGCTTCCCGAGTATCTTGGTGGAAAAAACGCCTACAGTCCATCTTTCTTCACCATGAAAATTTTTCTGGCCTCCATTGGTGTCGGGCTCTGTGCCGGTCTGATAACGGGTTGTATCGGAGCAGGAGGTGGGTTCATCATTGCCCCGGCCCTGATGAGCGTCGGGGTTAAAGGTATTCTGGCAGTGGGAACCGACCTGTTCCACATTTTTGCCAAAGCCATCATGGGAAGCGTTCTCCATAAGAAACTGGGGAATATTTCCGTCTCCATTGCCCTGATCTTTCTGATCGGTTCCATTGGCGGTGCAACCCTGGGCGGATGGATCAACCGGGTGTTATATGATTTCAACCCCGTCATCAGTGATGCCTTTATCACGACCATCTACGTCATTATGCTGGGCGCACTGGGCTCCTATGCCCTCATGGATTATTTAAAAGCCAGAAAGGCTCCGGGCGGGGGCGGCTCTGCCCACGGCGGCAAAGACGAAGGCTCCGAAATGGGCAGTCTTCCTATGAAACTTCAGAGCATGAGTATTCCGCCCATGGTAAGCTTTGATGAAGGACTGATCCCTGGCGGCCGCCGGATCTCTTCCTGGTTTCTGATAGCAAGCGGGTTCTTTGTCGGACTCGCCGCAGCCATCATGGGCGTGGGCGGCGGCTTTCTGACCTTCCCCATCTTTGTATACGTGCTGGGTGTCTCCTCCATGACAACCGTAGGTACGGATATTTTCCAGATTATTTTTACAGCCGGTTATTCGTCCATCGGCCAGTACGCCATTTATGGTTTTATTTTTTATACCCTTGCTATGGGAATGCTTCTGGGGTCATTGCTGGGCATACAGATAGGTGCCTTGTCTACCAAGGTTGTCAAAGGGATTACGATCCGTGGTTTTTATGCACTGTCGGTGCTTGCCGGATTTGTCAACCGGGGTTTTGCGCTCCCGTCAAAACTGTCATCCATCGGTCTAATCAAGATCCCAAAAGAAACTACGGCTGTGCTTGATACCATTGGAACATATCTCTTTTTCATTATCATTTCCATATTTGCAATCTGGGTTATCGGCACATTTGTAATGAACATCAAAAAATTAAAAGGTGAGGAGGTTTAA
- a CDS encoding response regulator, which produces MNVLFVDDEAGFLDIIIKRFRKRHIDASGVPDGEQAIERISEGNFDVVVLDVQIPGHRSGIKVLEEIKSRWPLIEVIMLTGHAMLDAARAGMDNGAFDYMVKPVDFDELYYKIIDAYKNKSLQETKLKNKMIN; this is translated from the coding sequence ATGAACGTACTTTTTGTGGATGATGAAGCCGGATTTCTGGATATCATTATCAAGCGGTTCAGAAAAAGGCATATTGATGCTTCAGGAGTGCCTGACGGGGAACAGGCAATTGAACGCATTTCAGAGGGGAATTTCGATGTGGTGGTGCTGGATGTCCAGATTCCGGGCCATAGGAGCGGAATCAAGGTTCTGGAAGAGATCAAATCCCGCTGGCCGCTCATTGAGGTCATCATGCTTACAGGCCATGCCATGCTGGATGCAGCCAGGGCAGGTATGGACAACGGTGCGTTTGACTACATGGTCAAACCCGTTGATTTCGACGAATTGTATTATAAGATTATTGATGCTTACAAAAATAAATCCCTTCAGGAAACCAAATTGAAAAATAAGATGATCAATTGA
- a CDS encoding homocysteine S-methyltransferase family protein: MGEKDKSILDIINKRILILDGATGTEMQKRGLPPGVSPELWSMENPEVSADIYRAYARAGSDMLYTCTFGGTPWKLEEFGAADKTEQINCKIAQNAVKVADELSEREGIRPLIVGDIGPCGRFIMPFGDLDFEQAVLGFKRQVRGLIDGGVDLFVIETQIDIQESRAALLAVKEICGGFTMVSMTFDETGHSLNGTTPEAMAVTLESLGADVVGVNCSTGPKEMLDIIRRIRKMVQIPVMAKPNAGMPVIKDNETVFPMAADEFSTFAKPFAEAGVNIMGGCCGTTPTHIAKLAQSMEGLVPLERKPVETAMLSSATQALITGSNSTIRIIGERINPTGKKILQGELKAGNMAYVRNLARDQAAAGADLLDINAGMPGIDEKQTLLDIISSVVPVVSLPLVIDSSDPDVVEAAVRYYPGRALINSISAEKEKLERLLPVAAKYGAMFIVLPLADNELPDKAERRKELVMEIAERAAAYGYKNKDLVVDGLVMTVSSNPQAAKETLATVRWASQQGFGTVLGLSNISFGLPERGWVNASFFAMAAGAGLSWAIANPSHELLMDTKAASDVLTGRDRDALSYIQRFAKDKNTEKKKETTAKKKTDLPVEDQIVEAVIEGRREDIERLCNQALEMGIAPSELLEKKMIPAIMTVGEYYDARKYFLPQLIASAETMQNGFAVLEPALQASGSNKKKGTLVFATVQGDIHDIGKNIVVLMLRNFGFDVIDLGKDVTAEKIVAAAQTHKADLIGLSALMTTTMVRMPEVIALAKENGLGCKVMVGGAVVTREWAESIGAEYSSDGVEAVNVAARICMDKG, encoded by the coding sequence ATGGGGGAAAAAGACAAAAGCATACTGGACATTATTAATAAACGAATTCTTATCCTGGACGGTGCCACCGGCACCGAGATGCAAAAACGCGGCCTGCCCCCGGGGGTCAGCCCGGAACTGTGGTCCATGGAAAATCCCGAGGTCTCGGCCGACATCTACCGCGCCTATGCCCGGGCGGGTTCAGATATGCTTTACACCTGCACTTTTGGCGGCACCCCATGGAAGCTTGAAGAGTTCGGCGCTGCAGATAAAACAGAGCAGATCAACTGCAAGATTGCACAAAATGCGGTAAAAGTGGCGGATGAACTGTCGGAACGGGAAGGCATTCGCCCATTGATCGTCGGCGATATCGGCCCCTGCGGCCGGTTTATCATGCCCTTTGGGGATCTTGATTTTGAACAGGCCGTTTTGGGGTTTAAACGCCAGGTCAGGGGGTTGATTGACGGCGGCGTAGATCTTTTTGTCATCGAAACCCAGATTGATATCCAGGAGAGCCGGGCCGCCCTGCTTGCGGTCAAAGAGATTTGCGGCGGGTTTACCATGGTCTCCATGACCTTTGATGAAACCGGGCACAGCTTAAACGGCACCACCCCCGAGGCCATGGCCGTCACCCTTGAAAGTTTAGGGGCTGATGTGGTGGGCGTCAACTGCTCCACCGGTCCCAAAGAGATGCTTGACATCATCCGGCGTATTCGAAAGATGGTACAGATTCCGGTGATGGCCAAACCCAATGCGGGGATGCCCGTCATAAAAGACAATGAAACGGTTTTTCCCATGGCTGCCGATGAGTTCAGCACCTTCGCCAAGCCCTTTGCCGAAGCCGGCGTCAATATCATGGGGGGCTGCTGCGGCACCACGCCTACGCATATAGCCAAACTGGCCCAAAGCATGGAAGGGCTTGTGCCTTTGGAAAGAAAGCCTGTGGAAACGGCCATGCTCTCCTCGGCGACCCAGGCGCTGATTACAGGTTCAAACAGCACCATCAGAATTATCGGTGAACGCATCAACCCCACCGGGAAAAAGATTCTGCAAGGGGAGCTGAAAGCGGGGAACATGGCCTATGTGCGCAACCTGGCCCGGGACCAGGCCGCGGCCGGGGCTGACCTGCTTGATATCAACGCGGGTATGCCCGGGATTGATGAAAAACAGACCTTATTAGATATCATTTCAAGTGTGGTGCCGGTGGTCAGTCTCCCCCTGGTCATTGACTCCTCGGACCCGGATGTTGTGGAAGCTGCCGTACGCTATTACCCGGGCCGGGCGTTGATCAACTCAATTTCAGCTGAAAAAGAGAAACTTGAACGTCTTCTGCCCGTGGCAGCCAAATATGGAGCCATGTTCATCGTGCTGCCCCTGGCCGACAATGAATTGCCGGACAAGGCAGAGCGAAGAAAAGAGTTGGTCATGGAGATTGCCGAACGGGCTGCAGCCTATGGGTACAAAAATAAAGACCTGGTTGTGGACGGACTGGTCATGACCGTATCCAGCAATCCCCAGGCCGCCAAAGAGACCCTTGCAACCGTCAGATGGGCCTCCCAACAGGGGTTCGGCACGGTTCTCGGGTTGTCCAACATCTCCTTTGGCCTGCCTGAACGCGGGTGGGTGAATGCCTCCTTTTTTGCCATGGCTGCCGGTGCCGGGCTCTCCTGGGCCATTGCCAACCCTTCCCATGAGCTTTTGATGGATACCAAAGCGGCCTCGGATGTTTTAACCGGCCGGGACCGGGATGCCCTGTCATATATCCAGCGATTTGCCAAAGATAAAAACACGGAAAAGAAAAAAGAGACAACCGCGAAAAAGAAAACGGATCTGCCCGTGGAAGACCAGATTGTTGAAGCGGTGATCGAGGGCCGACGGGAGGATATTGAACGGCTTTGTAATCAAGCCCTTGAAATGGGAATTGCCCCGTCCGAACTGCTGGAAAAAAAGATGATCCCGGCCATCATGACCGTAGGGGAATACTATGATGCAAGAAAGTATTTCCTTCCACAGCTCATCGCGAGTGCCGAGACTATGCAAAATGGGTTTGCCGTTCTTGAACCCGCACTTCAGGCGTCAGGTTCCAATAAAAAAAAAGGCACCCTGGTCTTTGCCACGGTCCAGGGCGATATCCACGACATCGGAAAAAACATCGTGGTGCTGATGCTTAGAAATTTCGGGTTTGATGTGATTGATCTGGGCAAGGATGTTACGGCCGAAAAGATCGTTGCGGCGGCCCAGACCCACAAGGCCGATCTTATCGGGCTGTCAGCCCTGATGACCACCACCATGGTGCGCATGCCCGAGGTCATTGCCCTGGCAAAGGAGAACGGGCTTGGGTGCAAGGTCATGGTGGGCGGCGCCGTGGTGACCCGGGAGTGGGCCGAATCCATCGGCGCGGAATATTCCTCCGATGGGGTGGAAGCGGTCAATGTGGCGGCCCGGATCTGCATGGACAAGGGATAG
- a CDS encoding YfiR family protein, with the protein MPKLRGAFKMIKKTASVMLVMVFMGLHLMSGVGAAQDWTGRLSVSEYKLRAAYLYNFSKFIRWPESAFESKDAALVIGLLGEDVPMEIGELLNSKRIGSRPIEVRQYRTGESMDDCHLLYLESSQNWMPVLRTLKSSRVITVGDAPSFADDNGAIQLVTIRQRLRFIINLKAPGFAGVELDSRLLSLALEIKQ; encoded by the coding sequence ATGCCAAAATTACGTGGCGCTTTTAAAATGATCAAAAAGACGGCGAGCGTCATGCTCGTAATGGTTTTCATGGGTCTGCACTTGATGTCCGGTGTGGGCGCGGCCCAGGATTGGACCGGGCGTCTGAGCGTGTCAGAATATAAACTTCGAGCGGCCTACCTCTATAATTTCAGCAAGTTCATACGTTGGCCGGAATCTGCCTTTGAAAGTAAAGACGCTGCATTGGTCATCGGGCTTCTGGGGGAGGATGTGCCCATGGAAATTGGAGAATTGTTGAATTCAAAGCGCATCGGCTCTCGTCCCATTGAGGTAAGGCAGTATCGAACCGGGGAGAGCATGGATGACTGCCACCTGCTTTATCTGGAATCGAGCCAGAACTGGATGCCTGTTCTCAGAACACTGAAATCGTCAAGGGTTATTACGGTGGGGGATGCCCCGTCCTTTGCGGACGACAACGGTGCCATACAACTGGTCACCATACGGCAGCGGCTGCGGTTCATCATCAATTTGAAAGCCCCGGGTTTCGCCGGCGTCGAGCTTGATTCCCGGCTCTTGTCCCTGGCCCTGGAAATAAAACAATAG
- a CDS encoding ATP-binding protein — translation MNIWLKKTSIKSKLNIVILGACSAVLFLTVLIVFATQWFLYKRNAMEELSSLAHIVGDNSAAALMFEDRQVLGKSLESLGQRSSLYQSAFYRIDGTMIVELSYTLKPHDPRSLNIPSFPKNHFKTNETMSWVETHQLNILHPIILDGEKIAFLFLQAGMEELYRLLVEWVGYLALAAFAGMVFAGVMAGRLQRIFTVPVIRLTQAVRQISEEKDYSLRVARDTEDELGELAAGFNRMLEKIEERDIHLEDQVRDRTVKLQKAMERAVTLAHQAQAANRSKSMFLANMSHEIRTPMNGVLGMVELLMDTPLTRDQKKLINTIKVSGDSLLLIINDILDFTKIEAGKLTLESRPCNLESLVRETVDIIAGQAESKGLTLIVDIGQLGSPFVNADPLRIRQVLLNLFSNALKFTSKGTIRVRVQTLEEKNAFTKVGFAVKDTGIGMEKDVCDRLFKPFTQADESTTREFGGTGLGLAISKQLVELMGGRISCESRSGIGSEFMFQLELEKVSQESVAPVKFSSETDSIMPNPVVYDRRSEIEVLPEKAPLVLVVEDNTINQEVSSGILKNLGCRVDLAPNGEKALAAVKDKSYDIIFMDCQMPVMDGYDTTRRIRAMGSISRSGGELPVIALTAHALAGDRVKCIKAGMDDHLAKPFSKFQMATVLSRWLPEWQDSVIDQPAVEEDHTDAEPNEDGICTAALDVIRGMQPPGADDILTKIIKIFLRDAAERTQKISLAMVDGDMKSIRDHAHYMKSSSGNLGAVHLSSLYKKLEENTRKTDNLERLSQIITEIGSALDQAVSQLKEYMVET, via the coding sequence ATGAATATCTGGCTGAAAAAAACGTCCATTAAAAGCAAACTTAATATTGTAATTTTAGGCGCCTGTTCCGCAGTGCTTTTTCTGACCGTTCTAATTGTATTTGCCACCCAGTGGTTCCTTTACAAACGCAACGCAATGGAAGAACTTAGCAGTCTGGCCCACATTGTGGGGGATAACAGCGCCGCCGCCCTGATGTTCGAAGATCGTCAGGTATTGGGTAAGAGCCTTGAATCCCTGGGTCAACGATCGTCACTTTACCAGTCTGCCTTTTATCGCATCGACGGTACAATGATTGTGGAACTTTCCTATACCCTTAAACCTCATGATCCCCGCTCATTGAACATCCCCTCATTTCCAAAAAATCATTTTAAAACCAATGAAACGATGAGCTGGGTTGAAACGCATCAACTGAACATACTCCACCCCATCATCCTGGATGGGGAGAAAATTGCATTTTTATTTCTCCAGGCGGGCATGGAGGAATTGTATCGTCTCCTGGTTGAATGGGTGGGATATCTGGCCTTGGCTGCTTTTGCAGGTATGGTTTTTGCCGGCGTAATGGCCGGCCGCCTGCAACGCATATTTACCGTACCTGTAATTAGGCTGACCCAAGCGGTCAGACAAATTTCGGAAGAAAAGGATTACAGCCTCCGGGTGGCGCGTGATACCGAGGACGAATTAGGGGAGTTGGCAGCCGGATTCAACCGGATGTTGGAAAAAATCGAGGAACGGGATATTCATCTTGAAGATCAAGTCCGGGACAGAACCGTAAAGCTCCAAAAGGCTATGGAAAGGGCAGTGACCCTGGCGCATCAGGCCCAGGCCGCCAACCGAAGCAAATCCATGTTTCTGGCCAATATGAGCCATGAGATCAGAACCCCGATGAACGGCGTGCTGGGCATGGTGGAACTGCTGATGGACACCCCGTTGACCCGGGATCAAAAAAAACTTATAAATACCATAAAGGTATCCGGGGACTCCTTGCTGCTCATCATCAACGATATTCTTGATTTTACCAAAATTGAAGCCGGAAAACTGACACTTGAATCAAGGCCCTGCAACCTTGAAAGCCTGGTCAGAGAGACCGTGGACATCATCGCAGGCCAGGCCGAAAGCAAGGGATTAACGCTGATTGTAGACATCGGGCAACTGGGTTCTCCTTTTGTGAATGCCGATCCTTTAAGGATACGCCAGGTTCTTTTAAATCTGTTTTCCAATGCCCTTAAATTCACCAGTAAAGGAACAATACGGGTCCGGGTCCAGACCCTGGAAGAGAAAAACGCCTTCACGAAGGTCGGTTTTGCGGTTAAGGATACTGGAATCGGGATGGAAAAAGATGTCTGTGACCGGTTGTTCAAACCCTTTACCCAGGCAGACGAATCCACCACCCGGGAGTTCGGAGGTACCGGACTGGGCCTTGCCATTTCCAAGCAACTGGTGGAATTGATGGGTGGCCGGATTTCATGTGAAAGCCGATCCGGTATCGGCAGTGAATTCATGTTTCAGCTTGAGTTGGAGAAAGTATCGCAAGAGAGTGTGGCCCCAGTTAAATTCTCAAGTGAAACCGATTCCATAATGCCGAACCCGGTTGTGTACGACCGGCGCTCTGAAATAGAAGTCCTTCCGGAAAAAGCACCTCTGGTGTTGGTGGTGGAGGATAATACCATTAATCAGGAAGTTTCTTCCGGAATTTTGAAGAACCTTGGCTGCAGGGTGGATCTGGCCCCAAATGGTGAAAAGGCACTGGCTGCCGTGAAGGATAAATCTTACGATATAATTTTTATGGACTGCCAGATGCCGGTCATGGACGGATATGATACCACCCGCAGAATCAGGGCCATGGGTAGCATCTCCAGGAGCGGCGGCGAGTTGCCGGTTATCGCACTGACAGCCCACGCCCTGGCCGGAGATCGGGTGAAATGTATCAAAGCCGGTATGGACGATCATTTGGCAAAACCCTTCAGCAAATTCCAAATGGCGACGGTTTTGAGTCGGTGGCTGCCTGAATGGCAGGACAGCGTTATAGATCAGCCAGCGGTGGAGGAAGATCATACCGATGCTGAGCCCAACGAAGATGGGATTTGCACGGCGGCCCTGGATGTGATCCGTGGTATGCAGCCCCCGGGTGCGGATGATATTCTCACCAAGATTATCAAAATATTTTTAAGGGACGCTGCTGAACGGACACAAAAAATATCCCTTGCCATGGTGGATGGAGATATGAAATCTATCAGGGACCATGCACATTACATGAAATCCAGCAGCGGGAACCTTGGTGCTGTTCATCTATCGTCCTTATATAAAAAACTGGAGGAAAACACCCGGAAAACCGATAATTTAGAACGTTTATCCCAAATCATAACGGAAATCGGGTCGGCCCTTGACCAGGCAGTGAGTCAATTAAAGGAATATATGGTGGAGACATGA
- a CDS encoding two-component system response regulator gives MNQHGDNDNQNLEASENPLILAVDDDEAIRMLMKAALDGHGFRVEVMENGLKAVDAFEKLNPHAMLMDVNMPEMDGFTACKAIRSLPNGKHVPILMMTGLDDMESIDRTFTVGATDFISKPINWAILKYRIKYMLRASAAFNDVILQQKQIQELAYYDHLTGLANRTMFRENLIREVANCGEGELLGVLFLDLDRFKLINDSLGHKAGDMLLRQVAERIKTCIRSTDGLAWLKNDGKQVMISRLGGDEFTVLLPNLKVPDNAGLVAKRINENLCRAFDIDDHEVFISSSIGISLFPLDGNDAESLITNADLAMYHAKEIGGNRFQFFEQALNIQAKKRLEFENDLRKAVIRDEITLFYQPQVSLLDGRIIGAEALSRWHNPRMGNVSPAEFIPAIEEMGLVIPFTDWVIREAGRRLLEWYDQGIKAIRIAVNISSKHFVEQEIPDKIIKMLKAYNLPSSCLEVELTESVMAAQGSQTLDILNRLKEIGLTISVDDFGTGYSSLSYLKTFPVDVVKIDRFFIKDILTGKKDESIVKAMISMAHSMDMKVVAEGIETREQLALLHRMGCDYGQGFLFSPAVTRDEFTSMLKAKKRFLP, from the coding sequence ATGAACCAACACGGGGACAATGATAACCAGAATCTTGAAGCGTCTGAAAACCCTTTGATTTTGGCGGTTGACGACGACGAAGCCATACGGATGCTCATGAAGGCTGCCTTAGACGGACATGGGTTCCGGGTGGAGGTTATGGAAAACGGCCTCAAGGCTGTTGACGCTTTTGAAAAATTGAATCCCCATGCAATGCTCATGGATGTGAACATGCCTGAAATGGATGGGTTTACAGCCTGCAAAGCCATTCGCTCTCTACCCAATGGAAAGCATGTGCCTATTTTAATGATGACGGGCCTGGATGACATGGAATCCATTGACCGGACGTTTACCGTCGGGGCCACGGATTTCATCAGCAAACCCATTAACTGGGCGATTCTCAAATATCGTATCAAATACATGCTCAGGGCAAGCGCAGCTTTTAATGACGTGATCCTGCAGCAGAAACAGATCCAGGAATTGGCCTATTATGACCACCTCACAGGCCTTGCCAACCGGACCATGTTCCGGGAGAACCTGATACGGGAAGTCGCAAACTGTGGAGAGGGCGAATTGCTTGGCGTGCTGTTCCTGGATCTTGACCGGTTCAAGCTGATAAATGACAGTCTCGGGCACAAGGCCGGCGATATGCTGCTCCGGCAGGTGGCGGAACGGATTAAAACCTGTATCCGGAGTACTGACGGGCTGGCATGGTTAAAAAATGATGGAAAGCAGGTGATGATTTCACGCCTGGGTGGCGATGAGTTTACAGTACTCCTCCCAAACCTCAAAGTGCCTGACAATGCAGGTTTGGTGGCTAAGCGAATAAATGAAAACCTCTGCCGGGCCTTTGATATTGACGACCACGAAGTGTTCATCTCTTCCAGTATCGGCATCAGTCTGTTTCCCCTGGACGGTAACGATGCCGAGTCCTTGATCACCAATGCTGATTTGGCCATGTATCATGCCAAGGAAATCGGAGGAAACCGGTTTCAATTTTTCGAGCAGGCGCTGAATATTCAGGCAAAGAAACGGCTGGAGTTTGAAAACGATTTAAGAAAAGCGGTAATCAGAGATGAAATTACCCTTTTTTACCAGCCTCAGGTCTCTTTGCTGGATGGTAGAATCATTGGTGCCGAAGCCTTGAGTCGGTGGCATAATCCCCGGATGGGCAATGTTTCTCCGGCTGAATTTATTCCGGCCATAGAAGAGATGGGACTGGTCATCCCCTTTACCGACTGGGTAATCCGGGAAGCCGGCCGCCGGCTACTGGAATGGTATGACCAGGGGATTAAGGCGATCCGGATAGCGGTGAATATTTCAAGCAAGCATTTTGTTGAGCAGGAAATTCCGGACAAAATAATTAAAATGCTCAAAGCGTATAACCTGCCCTCTTCATGCCTGGAGGTGGAGCTCACCGAAAGTGTGATGGCCGCTCAAGGCTCCCAAACCCTGGACATACTTAATCGGCTCAAAGAGATCGGACTGACCATTTCCGTGGATGATTTCGGAACGGGTTATTCATCCTTGAGCTATTTGAAAACCTTTCCCGTTGATGTGGTAAAAATAGATAGATTTTTCATAAAAGACATTTTAACGGGGAAAAAAGACGAATCCATTGTTAAAGCCATGATATCCATGGCCCACAGCATGGATATGAAGGTGGTGGCCGAAGGCATTGAAACCCGGGAGCAACTTGCGCTACTGCATCGCATGGGATGCGACTACGGCCAAGGGTTCCTGTTCAGTCCGGCGGTTACCCGGGATGAATTTACCAGCATGTTGAAAGCGAAAAAACGGTTTCTGCCCTGA
- a CDS encoding TonB-dependent receptor plug domain-containing protein, which yields MSEFKIVLSGLFHLKHCFVLLSFLTLCPCQALAAPKDIFELTMEELMDIEVTSVAKKSQNLSNSATAIHVITNEDIKRSGVTNIPDALRMVPGINVARLDSNKWAVSARGFAGRFANALLVLIDGRSVYTPTFSGVYWEVNDVLLEDVDRIEVIRGPGATVWGANAVNGVINIITKHAGDTQGGYVALGSGNHENVISSVRYGDALGQDTFWRFYAKHQSRDEFTLETGSDADDAWTKTQAGFRLDSMLSSKDSLTLQGDIYEADIDQTLLLADLIPPTYLTSTPVETDTKGWNLLSRWKRTISPDSDFTLQVYYDGKNQAEDINESDRDTFDIDATHRFGLGMWNDIVWGIRYRYTRDRFVESYIVSIYPTEEEDHLFSGFIQDEISLADDAVKLTLGSKIEHNEYSNMEIQPSIRALWAVNNEHKIWGAVSRAVRTPSRFESDGEIKNAAFNSMIQFFGIRQCHNIGKCKGWSSRWYNTNYSS from the coding sequence ATGTCAGAATTTAAGATTGTTTTATCTGGATTATTTCATTTAAAACATTGTTTTGTTCTTTTATCTTTTTTGACGCTTTGCCCATGTCAGGCCTTGGCCGCACCGAAAGATATTTTTGAACTGACCATGGAAGAGTTAATGGATATTGAAGTCACCTCGGTGGCAAAAAAAAGCCAGAATCTTTCAAACAGTGCCACGGCCATCCATGTCATCACCAACGAGGATATAAAACGGTCTGGGGTGACCAATATTCCGGACGCCCTGCGCATGGTACCCGGGATTAACGTGGCAAGGCTTGATTCCAACAAATGGGCGGTGAGCGCCAGGGGGTTTGCCGGGCGTTTTGCCAATGCGCTGCTGGTCCTCATAGACGGAAGAAGTGTTTATACCCCTACCTTTTCAGGGGTTTACTGGGAAGTTAACGATGTGCTGCTGGAGGATGTGGACCGGATTGAGGTGATCCGGGGGCCCGGGGCCACTGTCTGGGGGGCCAATGCGGTGAACGGGGTCATCAATATCATCACCAAACATGCCGGCGATACCCAGGGGGGATATGTCGCCCTTGGTTCCGGAAACCATGAAAATGTAATTTCAAGCGTCAGGTACGGGGATGCGCTGGGGCAAGATACCTTCTGGCGGTTCTATGCAAAACATCAAAGCAGAGATGAATTCACCCTGGAGACCGGATCTGATGCGGATGATGCCTGGACCAAAACCCAAGCCGGATTCCGGCTGGATTCCATGCTCTCAAGTAAAGACAGCCTAACCCTCCAGGGGGATATCTATGAGGCCGACATTGATCAGACCCTGCTGCTGGCCGACTTGATCCCGCCAACTTACCTGACGTCCACGCCTGTGGAAACAGATACCAAGGGATGGAATCTTTTATCCCGGTGGAAGCGAACCATTTCCCCGGATTCTGATTTCACCCTTCAGGTTTATTATGACGGAAAAAATCAGGCCGAGGATATCAATGAATCAGACCGTGACACCTTTGACATTGATGCCACCCACCGGTTTGGTTTAGGGATGTGGAACGATATTGTCTGGGGAATCCGGTACCGGTATACCCGGGACCGGTTTGTTGAGTCATATATCGTTTCCATATATCCCACGGAAGAAGAAGATCATCTTTTCAGCGGCTTTATTCAGGATGAAATATCCCTGGCCGACGATGCCGTGAAGCTGACCCTGGGGTCAAAAATCGAACACAACGAATACAGCAATATGGAGATTCAGCCCAGCATCAGAGCCCTGTGGGCGGTGAACAATGAACATAAAATCTGGGGAGCGGTCTCCCGGGCGGTAAGGACCCCCAGCCGGTTCGAGTCCGATGGAGAAATTAAAAATGCTGCCTTTAACTCGATGATCCAGTTTTTTGGGATTAGACAATGTCACAATATTGGGAAATGTAAAGGCTGGTCAAGTCGATGGTATAATACCAACTATTCCAGCTGA